The DNA region AAAGAATAGTACACGCTTACAATTTTCGAATCTTTTAGGTAAAAATCTAATACCCTTTTTATGTATATCTTCGTTAGTATTGGCTACCAAAAATTCCACTTTTAAATCTGCTAATGCAAGAAACAGCTAAAGATTCAAACTCGACCATCGACACTGACTCATCTGAACGTTTCGATTCTATAATCATCGGTTCTGGAGCTGGTGGTTTGGCTACTGCCATTTGCCTAGCTAGAGCAGGTAAGAAAGTAGTGGTACTGGAACAACACGATGTTCCTGGTGGTTGGTGCCATAGTTTCTATTTAAACGGACACCGCTTTACTCCTGGGGTACATTATGTTGGACTTATGGCTGAAGGAGAAGCTACCAACGATTTGTACCGCGGTTTAGGAATTGCCAACGACCTCGTATTTTTTAGAATGAATCCCGATGCCTACGAACATGTTCTTGTAGGTGAAGAACGATTTGATTTTCCAGCTAATTTTGATTTGCTAATCGAACGCCTATCCCAACGGTTTCCTAAAGAGAAAAAACAAATTTACAAATACCTTCACTTGACCCGTAAAGTTAGTGAAGAGCTCTACTCCCTACCCTATTTTAAAGGGTTTTGGCAGAAGTTGACAATTCCTTTCAAAACCAAACATTTTGGAAAGTACGGTATGTTCAGCGTACGAAAAGTTATTGGATGGCATATCAAAAATCCACTTTTAAAAAATATTTTGAACATACAATGTGGTGACCATGGTGCACAACCTAAAAAGGTTCCTTTTGTATTACATAGTGCGTTAATGTACCATTACTTTCAAGGAGGATACTATCCCATGGGCGGTGGTGGAGCGCTCATAAAAGCAATGACCAATAAACTGAAAGAATATGGTGGAGAACTCCGCACAAGCACAGCCGTAAAAACTATAATCTTGGAAGGAGACCAACGTAAAAAAGCCGTTGGAGTGACTTTAAAAAACGGGGAAAAATTATATGCTAGCACCGTAGTTTCCAATGCGGATGTAGGTATTACCTATAACGATCTAATTGGTAGAGAAAACTTAAGTAAAAGTCTGCAGCAAAAATTAGCAAAAACAAAATATTCAAGTACTTCGTTGATGTTGTTTTTAATTGTTGATATGGACTTACGCAAAGCGGGACTAGATTCAGGCAATATTTGGATGATGCCAAATAAAGACACTGACGATTTTTATGATAGCATGCTCGAATCCGATATTTCAAAAGGAGATGCCTTTGAAGGGATGTTCATTAGTTGCACAACCTTAAAAGACCCTTCTAGCTTTGATGGCAAATACCATAGTATAGAAGCTATTACCCTTGTAGATTTTAAAGCGTTCGAAAAATTCAAAAATGAAAATCAAGAGCGGTCTCAAGAATATCTAGATTTTAAAGAACGATTGATGCAAAAAATGCTAAACGGACTAGAAAAAGCTATTCCGGGTATCAGAAATCACATTGTTCAAAAAGATTTAGGTACTCCATTGACCAATAAATACTATGTAAACACAACAGATGGAAATATTTACGGTACCGAAAAAAGTCTCAAACATATAGGTCCTTTTGCTTACAAAGCTAAAAGCGAAATTGAGAACCTCTATCTATGTGGTGCCAGTATTTTGTCCCATGGTGTTGCAGGAGTCTCGCATTCCGGTGTTGATACCGCAGCACAAATTTTAGAGTGTGACCCAGATGAGCTCAAAAAACCACAGGAAAACCAACATATTAGAATCTATGAAGCCGAAGATGCTTCTAATTATCCGGAGTGGATGTTGAAAAAGATAGCCGTAAAAACTGCTCGGGCAAAGGGAAAAAGTCAGGAAATTAATACATAGATTTAATTATTACTATAATATAGATAAGGGATGGACCATGGAAATGGCCATCCCCTATTCTAACTTTGGTGAGCTTGGTAAAGTTGTTGCAATTGAACCCGGAAACAAATGGGCTTTCCTTGCTATTCGTCAAGACCGTAATGATGCTGACGGCAACCGCCGGTCCACATCAACTATTTTCCCTATTTATGATATTTCCAAAAACGTACATCAAGCGAACAGGTTTGGACTAATGGAATTTGTTGAATAATATTTTTGACTACCAGTTCGTAAACGAACCGTCCTGGCGTCTTAACCTTGGTATTTCAATTGGTTTAAAAGTTTTTTCCAAAGCCAATTCTTCATTGAACTCAACACCTAGTCCAGGAGTATCCAATACAGGATACGTAGGTCCATTCAAAATTGGACGCACAGGATAATATTCCGGAGCATCGGTTCCCATATACTGTGCCGGAGTATTCATTTCTTCCAACCAGCCAAAATTAGGACATGCTGCTGCCAAATGAATCGTAGCTGCCGTACATATAGGTCCTAAGGGGTTATGGGGCATCAAATCTATATAATGTGCTTCCGCTAAACTGGCCACTTTCATCGCTTCTGTAATTCCGCCTACATTACAAATATCTATACGTGCATATTGAGTCAGATTTCGCTCTAAAAACGGTAAAAACTGCCATTTGCTGGAGAACTCCTCTCCTATCGTAAAAGGAATATCAACCATTTTTCTTAGGTTCTCATAAGCTTCGGGATTTTCATCGCGGATAGGCTCTTCTATATAGTCCAATGTTCCCGGAGGCATACGCTTCATGAAAGAATATGTTTGTGCAGGGGTTAATCTTGTATGATAATCAATGCCAATGGTAATAGCAGGACCCACTTCTTTTCTCAAGTCAGTAAGCCATTCGGCGATTGTTGCAATGGACTGGCGAGGTTCAAAAAGCTCTTTGTCTCCTTCGGCCTCAAATTCAGCTGGAGCCAAACGCAACATGTTCCAACCTTCTTTTATACATGTTTTAGAATACTCAAAAAGCTCTTCTCGTGTTCTAAAACGAACCGAAGCAAAACAGTCTACATGGTCGCGATGTTTCCCACCTAAAAGTTCATATACCGGAACACCAAGCGCCTTTCCTTTAATATCATAAAGAGCAATATCAATAGCCGAAATAGCCGCTGTAAGTACTCTACCACCTTCAAAATATTGTCCACGGTACATTTCTTGCCATAGTGCACCAATATTCCGTGCATCTTTGCCGATTAGAAAACCTTTGAAATGCTCAATTGCACCTATAACCGCTAATTCTCTACCAGAAAGACCAGAAGCTCCCCATCCATAAATACCTGAATCGGTTTCAACTTTAATGACTAATTGGCTTCCAAAACCTACGTTTATGGGAAAAGTTTTAATGGCTGATATCTTCATAAAATCCTATTTATTATGTTTAGTGTTTTATTAATTTTTTGGTACGATACGTTCAACTTTACCCACAATAAAGGTGTAGGATATAAAACCGAGTAAAGCTATTCCTCCAATAAAGAAAAGCGCTGGACTAAAATCTCCATCTTCTACCAAGTAACCAATAACAATGGGTACAACCACACCTGCAAGTCCTCCGATAAAATTAAACGCACCACCGGTGAGTCCTATTAATTTTTTAGGTGCCATAAGTGATATAAATATCCAGGCTATACTTGCCAATCCATTTCCGAAAAAGGCCAAAGCCAAAAAGAGAATCACAAAGAAGGTGCTATCCGTATAATTCGCACCTATGATACAGGTAGATAATAGCATCCCAATAATGATAGGTGTCTTTCTTGATATCTCAACGGAAAAGCCTTTTTTAATTAAATAATCAGATGTAAAACCAGATAAAAGCACTCCAAAGAAAGCTGCCAAAAATGGAATGGAAGCCAAAAACCCCGATTTTAGAAAATCCAAACCTCTGAACTCCACTAAATATGTTGGGAACCAAGTAAGAAAAAATATAGTTGTAGCTCCCAAACAAAATTGCCCTATGTAAAGACCCCAGAGTTTCCTATAGATAAAAGCTTGTTTGAAGTCGTTCCAATCAAATTTTTTCTTCTCTTCTTTCTTTACATCATTCTTACCGATAAGGCCTCCTCCCTTTTCAATATGCTCTAATTCTGCTTTATTTATAGATTTATGATTTTGTGGATTACGGTAGAAAAAATACCAAATTGCTGCCCACACAAGTCCAATTATACCAGATATAATAAACAATCCTCTCCAGCCAAAATAGGTCTGAATCGTTACTAAAACCGGTGTAAGAAAAGCGAGTCCCAAAAACTGTCCCGAAGTATATATGGCAATTGCCGATGCCCGTTCGTTTTCAGGAAACCATTTGGTTACCACTAAATTATTAATAGGATAAGAAGGAGCTTCAAAAACACCTATACTGGCCCTCAACCCTAATAACGCCCCAAAAGAACTGACCATTCCCTGTATGAGAGTGGCTACAGACCATAAGGCCATCATGACAGAATATAATATGCGAGTGGGAAGTTTATCCGCGACAATACCACCAGGGATTTGCAAACAGGCATACGTCCATGCAAAGGCAGAAAATACGTAGCCCATCTGTACATTGCTCAAGCCAATATCTTCCTTCATGGCAAAAGCCGCCACTGAAATATTACTTCTGTCCAAATAATTAATAACCACGGTAACGAATACCATGGCCAATATATTATAACGTTTACGTGTGGGATTTTCTATTTGATTGAAATCGGTCATTTGGTTAGTTAAATTTTAAAAGGAATTAAGGTTTTAAACTTTTAGAATAGTAATTTTTCAAAATTAAAAAGTGTCAAGATAACAATTATTATTGTTTAGAGTGAATTATGCTCGTTATAAAAAATATTCTTTATAGAAGCATTTGTTGCAAAAAAAAACGACAACAGGCCAAAATAACCTGTTACCGCTTTCAAACAACTAACTCAACTAGTTTATTTTTTAATCCTTAATAAGCAGGGTCTTGTGTTAATACCCCCTGTTGCAAATCAATTTGGGTTTGCGGTACAGGCCAATGATCATCTTGACCCGCAGTATAAGCTGCCCCTTGTATCCATTTTAATTTTTCATTACTTAATTCTGAGGCTAAATATTGATTGATCGTTGAATCATCTATACCCCAGCGTACTAAATCCTGAAAACGCATTCCTTCTAAAGCAAATTCCAAGCGCATTTCATGATAGATAGCTTTTCTAGCGTATTCTTGATTTGGAAATGTAGTGTACAAGCCAAGGTTGTAATTTGCCGCTGGTTGGTTTTCATCAATATCCAACTCATAACCACTTTCAAAAGTGGTATTATTTACCTTACCCATTACCAAATCATCTTGGGCACGCTCGCGAATTTCATTTACCAAATCCATTGCTGTGCCAAGCTCATTTTCTTCCATTGCAACTTCAGCCCTCCACAAAATAACATGGCTTAACCTGAATAAACGCCAGTTATTACCATTAAGTCCATTTGACCAAATTGGGCTAGAAATGGATATTACCCCTTTATTTCTTTTATAGAACATAATTTTCTTGTTCAAAAAAGGCCCCATGCCTGCTTGATCTAACATCCAATCACTACCAGACATTGGCCCCCAATCCAAGAAAGGAATACCGCGTCTACCAATAGTCCAATCTACACGAGGATCGAGAGAAGCATCAGTAGGTGTAAAAGGCTCAGTATCCAAAATTTTATAATCCTCTAATAACAGGTCATCTTGAAAAGTATCAAACAATGGCAAGCCATCGGCATCAGTTTTAAAAGCATTGAACAAATCAAAACTTGGAGCACTATAAGAACAACAAGAGCCTACATCACTACCTCTAGGAAACAAAGTTCTATGATCAGCACCACTATTGGCATCACCTGCACCATCATTAACAGTGTACTGAACCTCTAAAATACTTTCCGAATTGTTCTGTTTCTCTTCATCGAAATTATCATAATAATGATCCATTAACTGGAAAGGTCCATTATCTATAATATCATTTAAATAAGGTTTTGCTTCAGTAAATTCTTGCTGAAACATGTGAACACGAGCCAAAAGTGCTTTGGCTGCCCAACGAGATGCACGACCTATTTCAACATCTTCGGCCATACCATTATCTATTCCCCACTTAATATCGGCTTCAATCTTATCCCATACTTCCTCGTTATTGGTCACTTCACTTGCAACAACATCGTCCGTTATATATGGAATCTTCTCAATTTTATTACGCAATTGAAAATGGAACCATGCGCGTAACCAACGTGCTTCCGCCTCTAATTGTATGGCATCTGCGGGGCCTACATTCTCTCCCGCTTTTTTAAGAACACGAATAGCATCATTAGCTCTGGCAATGGCATCATAATTTGCTGCCCATAAACCTTCTATCCATGGGTTGGCCGCATCTGTCTCATATCTTTCAATAAGGTTAATTGGACTCCACCCCCCAGTTTGATCGCCACGGTGCATATCATCAGAGGGCACATCTCCCCAGACCCAGTTCGTGGCAGATGCTTCTCCATTTCCTCCAGCTTCCCCTGCAGAATATCCATCCATTCTTGAATAAGCTCCTATAAGAAGAAGGTCTACACCATGAGCATTCGTTAATATTTCTTCACTAACCGCTCCTTTTGGTTTTTCCTCAAGAAACTCTTCGCCACATGACCAAGAAAGGGCCATGACCGTAGCAAGCAATCCGGTTTTTATAAATATATTATTTTTCATCTTTTTCAATTTTTTATTTTATAATGAGATATTAAGACCAAAAATGATCTGTCTCGGCGATGGCCAAGTACCCAAATCTAAACCTCTATCGATATCACTTGAAAAACCTGAATCAGGATCATCATACAAAGCGATTTCGGGATCTAGACCAGAGTAATCCGATATTGTAAACAGGTTTGTACCCATTACGTAGATTCTCATAGAGGCTAAATTCATCTTATCCAAAATTTTGCTCGGTACGTTAAAGCCTATTTGCGCATTTTGCAAACGAATATATGAGGCATCCTCAACTAAATCCGAATGGGTATTCTGCTCAAAACTTGTCTGAGAAGATGCTTTTGGAAGAACAGCATCTGCATTGTTATCTAAATATGGGCTTCCCCAAGACTTGTATAATCTATCTGGACTTTTAGGACCTTGAAAAAGTCCGTATCTCGTAAAACGATTGTAATAGTTGATAGCATCATTACCCTGACTAGTATAAAAACTAGCAGAAAAATCAAACCCTCTATATTCCATACTTAGGTTCAGCCCTGCTGTAAAATCAGGATTTGGATTACCAATGTACGTTCGATCATCTGGAGTAATATCTCCACTACCATCTACATCCTTTATTTTTAGGTTTCCTGGTTGATTATAAGTACCATTTTCCGGGTGTGCATCTGCCTCTCCTTGAGTTTGAAAAATTCCTTCTACAACATATCCATAAAATTCAGGGAACGCAGTACCTGTTTCTACTCTAGAATAGGTCTGAGCTCTTTGGTTTCTACCGACGATAAATTCACCATCTGTTTCAGACAAGGATTCGACCTCATTTTTATAGGTCGAGAAAATAACACCTACGTTATATTTAAAATCTCCTTCATCAGTTCCACCACCTCTATAACCTAGTTCTATATCAACACCTTTGTTTGCCATGGTACCGATATTTACACTTGGTGCCGTTGCAAATCCTTCTACTGCTGGTATAGCAATAGGGAATAACATATCTTCCGTATCCTTGTTCCAAACATCTACCGTAAGGTTCACACGATTGAATAATGTTGCATCAATAGCAAAGTTAGTAGAAGTAGTCGTCTCCCATTTAGCATCAGGGTTTCCAATAGCTGAAGATTGAAATCCTTGTTTGATTATACCATCCGCACCACCTAAACCGTAAAATGAGCCACCTAAGTTAGAACTAAAGGTGCTGAAACCATTATAGTTCCCTATTTGGTCATTACCGGATTGCCCCCAACCAGCACGTAGTTTTAAGTAATTTAACCAACTGCTATCGGCCAAGAAATTTTCTCTAGAAACAACCCATCCTCCAGAAATTGCCGGAAAATTACCCCATCTATTATTAGCTCCGAATCTTGAAGACCCATCACGTCTAACAGTAGCCTCTACCATATACTTATCATCATATGAATAATAAAGTCTTGCAAAATATGAGTTTAATGCCCATGCCGCTGCTTCGCCACTGTTCGTCTGGTTTTCCGACCCTGAACTAAGAATAAAAAAATCATCATCAGTAGAAATAAAACTTTCCCTACCTGCCGAAATTTGATCATACTTATACCTGGTAGATTCTGTTCCTAATAAAAAATCTAATTGGTGAACATCATTAAAAGTTTTAGTATAATTTAATGTGTTGGTAAAGTTCCATGTAAGATTATCTCCTCTTGTCTCATTCAACGTATGTCCCGCTGTACCATTGGTATTCTCTAAATCCGCAAACCTAGGATCATGATTTGAATACCAATTCATATTATATCCTAAAAGAGACTTGAACGTTAGGTTGTTGGCTGGCTTAACCTCTACAAAAACATTACCAGTTACATTTAAAGTTGTTCTCTTATCCTTACGTTGTCTAAAATTATTACCTACAGGATTAGGGCCGTCATTTAAGCCACCACCTACTACACCTCCAGCAAAATTACCCGCAATATCTCTAACAGGAATTAACGGACTAGTCTCAATAATGCTATTAAAACCAACAGTATTTCCTTTAGATTCGCTTAAAGTAACCCCTAAACGTTCACCAATTTTCAACCAATCTTTTACTTGAGAATCTATATTGGCACGTATGGCATATCTATTGTAAGAATTGTCTCGTAATATCCCTTCTTCTTTAAAATAATTAGCACTTAAGGCATACGTAGTTTTTTCTGAACCTCCTGAGACAGACAATACAAAATCTTGTATTAGCGCTGGTTGATACAACTCTTCCATCCAATCCGTTCCTTCTTGGTTGGTTTTAGTAATCGGGTAATTTACTTGGTCGTATAATGCCGGATTTGTTGATGCGTCACCATTAGATGCCCCGTTTGGAAACAAATAATCATTTACTCGTGTTGCCTGAATATTATTTGGATCAAAACTAAAATGAGCATGATTTGGCGCAATACCATCATTGGTTTGTTCCAACCAAATTTGTTGTCCGATTAAATTAGGATCGGTAACTAAGTCATATCTAGAGGTAGACGTTCCCATACCACTCCTTAAGTTAATATCAACCTTAGCGGGTTGAGCTTTTCTACCCGTTGTGGTGGTTATTAAGATTACACCATTTGCACCTCTTGAACCGTAAATAGCAGTAGAAGAAGCATCTTTTAATACCTGCATAGATTCAATTTGGCTTGTTGGTGGTGGCGATGCACCAAAAACTCCATCAACAACATATAAAGGTCCATTTCCATTAATAGTACCTAAACCACGAATTCTTACTTGAGCATTTTGTCCTGGTCTTGCAGAAGCATTTACCGTAACACCTGCTGCACTACCTTGAAGTGCTCTTGTTGCATCGGATGAAGCTTGTTGCTCTATGTAAGCCGTTTTTACGGTACTAACAGCACCAGTAACGTCTGCCTTTTTTCTAGAACCATAACCAATAACCACAACTTCGTCCAGAAGTTGAGAATCTGGCTGTAATTGTACGTTAATTGTTGTTCCTGATTCTGCAGCTATTTCTTGTGTGGTATAACCAGTATAAGAAATAACTAGGATATCACCTGTATTTGCGGCTAGGGAAAATTTACCGTCAAAATCTGTGACTACCCCATTTGTTGTTCCCTTAACGAGAACGTTTGCCCCAAACATGGGTTGATTAAGTTCATCGGTTATTGTACCACTTACATTAGAGTCTTGCGCAAATCCAATAGAAGCACAAGTCAACATAAGCCCAAACAATAACCAATGTTTGCGTTTTGTGAGTTGTTTAAATAAACATTCTTTCATAATAATGCTTGTTTTTTGTTAGTTAGTATTTTGACCAAACAACAGAAATTCGTTTAAAAAATTAGGATTTTCACTTTAAAAACCTTTCTCTGGTGATAAATCAATAATTATATTGTCAAAGAAAGTATATTGTGCTTGTTAAGACTCGGCAATAAATGGTCAAAATCGGGTAATTATAGGTCAAGCATCTCTTTTGACCTATAATTACCTAAGCATGAACTTATATTACCCATTCTGTTAAGAGTCTTTCCGTATTTTGAACATTATTATACAAACCTTATTATGTTTAGTTTCTCTGTAAAAGATATAGCGTTTATTGCTTTGGATTCCATGAAAACAAACTGGAGTTTGGGATTACTCGGTTTTTCATTTTTGTTCTTGTTTTCTTGTAATAAAAAAGAGCAAAAGCCAGTTGATGATTCAACAACATTATTTACACTAGTTGACCCAGAAGATTCTGGTATCCATTTTTCAAATACCTTAAAAGAAACCGCTAAGGAAAACCATCTTGTAAATGAAAATTTCGTTACTGGTGCAGGTGTAGCTATTGGTGATATAAATAATGATGGACTGCCTGATATTTATTTTTCCGGTAATCAGGTAAATGATATGCTGTTCCTGAATAAGGGAGATATGGTTTTTGAAGATGTCACTGAGAGAGCCGGCATCCTAAAAAGTGATAGCTGGTCTACCGGCGTCACATTTGCAGATATTAATGGAGATGGCCATCAAGATATATACGTATGTAAAAATGAACAAGGCAACAGAGACAAGAGTGCCAATTTACTATACATAAATTCTGGTAATGGTACATTCAAGGAAATGGCTGCGCATTATGGTTTAGATGATAAGGGTTTTTCTATTCAGTCCAGTTTCTTGGACTATGACAAAAATGGACTCCTTGATCTTTATGTAATAAATCAACCTCCTGGCTACGGTAATAGACAAGGAGGAAAAAAAAGGGTAAAAGGCTCCAATCCTGCATACAGTGATAAACTTTATAAAAACCTAGGGAAAGATATTGGATTTATTGAAGTTTCTCCTATGGCCAAAACCGAGAATTTGGCTTTTGGCCTTTCTGTAGCAGTTGGAGACCTTAATAATGACGGATGGCAAGATATGTATGTTGCCAACGACTATAATGAGCCCGACTTTTTTTATCTAAACGATAAAAAAGGAGGGTTTAAGGAAAACTTGAAAAATAACTTTAAACACATTTCCAATTTTAGCATGGGTACTGATATTGCCGATTTTGACAATGATGGCAACTTAGATATTATGGTTTTGGATATGGTTGCAGAAGACCACAAACGTATCAAAACTAATATGGGCGGTATGAATCCAGAAAATTTCTGGAACATGGTTAATGAAGGTGGGCATTATCAATATATGTTCAACACTTTACAACGAAACAATTGCAATGGTTCTTTTAGTGATGTAGCCCAAATGGCTGGAGTGTCCAATACAGATTGGAGTTGGGGACCACTAATTGCTGATTTTGATAATGACGGTCTAAAAGACATTTTCGTTACCAATGGCATTAAGCGAAATATGCGTAACAGCGATGTAAATAAAAAATACGAACGAATTTTAGATAGCATTGATAAGGTTGCAAAAAAGGAAAATAAAAAATTTCAAGATGTAGTAGATATTTTGGCATTAACTAAAATTGCGCCAGAAGACAAGCTTCAAAACTATGCTTATAAAAATAATGGTGACCTAACTTTTACCAAACAAAATAAAGAATGGGGATTTGAGCTTGAAACCTTATCTAATGGTTCGGCCTACGCAGATCTAGATCAAGATGGAGATTTAGACCTTATTATAAACAATATAGACGAAAAGGCTTTCATCTATAAAAACCATACGGTAGAAAAGAATATTGGAAACTACATTAGATTTAACCTCCACCCCACTTCACAGACCGAAGCTCTAAGCAGTAAAATTTCACTCTATAAAGACGCTAATCTATGGCAGACCATAGAAGTAACCAATGTGCGGGGTTATATGTCAAAAAGCGAAAATACAGCTCATTTTGGAGTCGGTTCTATGGAAGACATTGAAAAAATTCGGATTCAATGGCCCAACGGCCAGGTAAGTGAGCTTAAAGATGTTCGCTCAAATCAGTCGTTAGCTATTTATCAGAAAAATGAAGAATTTATAAGTAG from Zobellia alginiliquefaciens includes:
- a CDS encoding VCBS repeat-containing protein, translating into MFSFSVKDIAFIALDSMKTNWSLGLLGFSFLFLFSCNKKEQKPVDDSTTLFTLVDPEDSGIHFSNTLKETAKENHLVNENFVTGAGVAIGDINNDGLPDIYFSGNQVNDMLFLNKGDMVFEDVTERAGILKSDSWSTGVTFADINGDGHQDIYVCKNEQGNRDKSANLLYINSGNGTFKEMAAHYGLDDKGFSIQSSFLDYDKNGLLDLYVINQPPGYGNRQGGKKRVKGSNPAYSDKLYKNLGKDIGFIEVSPMAKTENLAFGLSVAVGDLNNDGWQDMYVANDYNEPDFFYLNDKKGGFKENLKNNFKHISNFSMGTDIADFDNDGNLDIMVLDMVAEDHKRIKTNMGGMNPENFWNMVNEGGHYQYMFNTLQRNNCNGSFSDVAQMAGVSNTDWSWGPLIADFDNDGLKDIFVTNGIKRNMRNSDVNKKYERILDSIDKVAKKENKKFQDVVDILALTKIAPEDKLQNYAYKNNGDLTFTKQNKEWGFELETLSNGSAYADLDQDGDLDLIINNIDEKAFIYKNHTVEKNIGNYIRFNLHPTSQTEALSSKISLYKDANLWQTIEVTNVRGYMSKSENTAHFGVGSMEDIEKIRIQWPNGQVSELKDVRSNQSLAIYQKNEEFISRTNISIKPIFKENTVKAQLKYKHTENEFDDYQKQVLLPHKMSQFGPTIAVADVNSDGLDDFYVGGASGKSGALFVQNRTGSFDSIPQLSFLKDKISEDLGSVFFDIDKDGDQDLFVVSGGYEFQENSKNLQDRLYLNDGTGHFKKDSGRLPKYLDSGSQVIPADYDNDGDIDLFIGGRQTPGKYPSPANSMLLQNDNGYLKNVTSSKAPDFKNLGMVTSAQWAHINNDDKLDLIIVGEWMPITTFLQTENGIFERTSIEGLDKTNGWYYNVTKADMDNDGDDDFIVGNLGLNYKYKASPKHPFQVHSADFDKNGKQDIVLSYFEEGEVYPIRGRSCSVEQIPELDAKFPTFESFGDSDLKDIYGDQLNDALHLSAYTFASYYIENVDGKSLQLHELPKLAQVSSINTILAEDFNKDGHKDLLIAGNLFTSEIETPRNDAGVGLFLKGNGKGDFIPITTAESGFYTPFDVKDMKVLKTGDKSNILVGNNDHYLQLIGCN